AAAGAGTCAAGTGGGCTATTGAAAATGTATGTTTCAGACGCGCGCGTGGGTTTAGTTTGGAGTATAACGGCGTCGTTTTGTTTAGAAGCTTTGGTAAAGTGAGGAGCGTGGAGTGTGTAGGAGCGTGGAGTGTGGGGGAGGGTTTGGTAATGTGATAAGAGCGAGTGAATGGATGATAACGATGGTTTATTAGTGAGTCAGCTTGCTGTCACTAGTTTGAATATATGATGGGCCTTTTGTAGGCCTTATACGGGCCTTTTCAAGCTTAATACTACTAGGCTCGCATCCACTGAGTAAGCTTAATACTATTAGGCCTCACTAGTATGATGATACACATTTGAGTATATCAAAATGGGAAATTATTTATCAAAAATATAAAATTTCGTCGCCTGAGAGATTCGAACTCTCGCGGGGAAACCCCATGTACTTAGCAGGCACACGCCTTAACCACTCGGCCAAAGCGACGTTTTGAAAGAAATGAAGAACAACAATAACTGAGAGTAAGTAAACAATGGTAAAGACGACAACCACTTTTGGGTGGTTCGATTGGTTCTGGTCCTAAAAGGTGTTCTCGTTCTTGTGGACTATCTTCTGGGATTTGCAGGAAGAAAAAAATGCTCTCTTCTCCGCATCTCTCCCAGCCAATGAATGGACTCAAAGACATCGTGGAGACACGAAACTTTAAGGTTATACCTCATCTGTCTCTGTTTTTCTAATGTCTTCGTTGACTTTCTGCTCTTGAGATTAGCCTACTCATCAACTATATGGATGTTAGTCTAATGATCCGGTTGTAAAAAAAAAACAATCACGCTTTCGATTCGATTCAGCTTGTTAGCAAATGGGTTTCTTTAATTGCATAATATGCTTCTTGTAATCTGTAAAAGCATTCAACTTTAAACAGGATCTTGATTACTTGTATACGCAAATTGAAATAAAAAAAAGATTGCATCTTTTTGCCAATAGATCAGCAGAGTTCATATGTTCTAACATTTGGTGAAGTACTTAAGCTACATCATTATGGATGCGTGTAGCGTAACATTTCCACTGTGTTTAATATCAAACAACTAGTGAATATTTCTGATACTAAAGTGTGTTACAGGCATGGCTCTTAGATCAGTATGGAGTCCTTCACGATGGCAAACAACCTTACCCCGGCGCAATCTCAACTTGTACGTTATATCATCTCTTACTTAGTTCTTACCTTTAGCTTGTAGCTATTATGAGTAGGGTGATTCCATTATAATGTAACATTTGTGCAATATTTAGATTGGACTTTGGCTTCAGTGTTGGATTTATATGATATAGACAGATATGATTTGATTTCTTCTTTCAGATTTGTTAAGTCTAGGAGTAGTTCTCTGCATCATTACTCATTTAAATTTTGTTTTTTTTATTGGCGATTGCAGTAAAGAATCTAGCAACGGTAGGTGCCAAGATCGTGATCATAAGCAACTCCTCCAGACGTGCTTCAACCACAATGGAAAAGCTCAAAGGCCTTGGCTTTGATCCTTCTTTCTTCACTGGAGCTATAACCAGTGGTGAACTAACCCATCAATCTTTACAAAGGTCATATCACCAACACCTTCTTAGTCTTCTTTTTCGATATATAGCCGGCTCTGGGATTTTTAGAAGATGTAGACGATTTAGTAAAAATTTCAATAAATCTTTTATTTTTTAATAAATTTGGGGGGCCTATATCTATACTAATTGTTTTTTTTTTTTTAACATATTGATAAATGTCTGTTAACAGGAGAGATGATCCTTGGTTCGCTGCACTAGGAAGGCGTTGTATTCACATTACTTGGAAAGATCGGGGAGCAATCTCTTTAGAGGTTACTTTATCACCTCGTTTTCCTTCTTTTTTTTTTTGCTGGTTGATGTATCGATGAAGGTTATTTGATGTAGTTTTCTGTTTCAGGGTCTAGATCTAAACGTTGTGGACAATGTGGAAGAAGCTGAGTTTGTTCTAGCGCACGGCACTGAAGCCATAGGACTTTCTTCAGGAGGTGTATCTCCCACGCCTCTCGACGAGCTTGAGAAGATCTTGGAGAAATCCGCAGCTCGAAGACTCCCCATGATCGTTGCCAA
This genomic interval from Brassica oleracea var. oleracea cultivar TO1000 chromosome C2, BOL, whole genome shotgun sequence contains the following:
- the LOC106326937 gene encoding uncharacterized protein LOC106326937 produces the protein MLSSPHLSQPMNGLKDIVETRNFKAWLLDQYGVLHDGKQPYPGAISTLKNLATVGAKIVIISNSSRRASTTMEKLKGLGFDPSFFTGAITSGELTHQSLQRRDDPWFAALGRRCIHITWKDRGAISLEGLDLNVVDNVEEAEFVLAHGTEAIGLSSGGVSPTPLDELEKILEKSAARRLPMIVANPDYVTVEANVFHIMPGTLAAKYEELGGEVKWMGKPHKMIYESAMAIAGVDNPEEAIAVGDSLHHDIKGANVAGIESVFITGGIHGSELGLTSFDETASLDSVKTLTAKHNAFPSYVLSAFKW